One segment of Bradyrhizobium sp. WD16 DNA contains the following:
- a CDS encoding enoyl-CoA hydratase/isomerase gives MQFKHVTLTFDGAVAVIRLDHQEVMNAISVDMLQGLGEALDAIEDRRAEVRCAVITGAGRAFCTGANLQGRNMEAGSRSNAGVTLETAFHPFLRRLRNLHCPLITAVNGPAAGAGMSIALMGDIVLAARSSYFLQAFRRIGLVPDCGSTWLLPRLVGRARALELSLLGERLPAQTALDWGLINRVHDDAALIDETMTLARDLAAGPTIALSLIRKLYWQSEENSYEQQLDLERQYQQQAGAAEDFREGVSAFLEKRPAKFTGR, from the coding sequence ATGCAGTTCAAGCACGTCACCCTGACGTTCGACGGCGCGGTCGCGGTCATTCGCCTCGACCACCAGGAGGTCATGAACGCGATCTCCGTCGACATGCTGCAGGGGCTCGGCGAGGCGCTCGACGCCATCGAGGATCGCCGCGCCGAGGTGCGCTGCGCCGTCATCACCGGCGCCGGCCGCGCCTTCTGCACCGGCGCCAATCTCCAGGGCCGCAACATGGAGGCCGGCTCGCGCAGCAACGCCGGCGTCACGCTCGAGACCGCCTTTCATCCCTTCCTGCGCCGGCTGCGCAACCTGCATTGTCCGCTGATCACGGCGGTGAACGGCCCGGCGGCCGGTGCGGGCATGAGCATCGCGCTGATGGGCGACATCGTGCTGGCGGCGCGCTCGTCCTATTTCCTGCAGGCCTTCCGCCGCATCGGCCTGGTGCCGGATTGCGGCTCGACCTGGCTGCTGCCGCGCCTCGTCGGCCGCGCCCGCGCGCTGGAATTGTCGCTGCTCGGCGAGCGGCTGCCGGCGCAGACCGCGCTCGATTGGGGCCTGATCAACCGCGTCCATGACGATGCCGCGCTGATCGACGAGACCATGACGCTCGCCCGCGATCTCGCCGCCGGGCCGACCATCGCGCTGTCGCTGATCCGCAAGCTCTATTGGCAGAGCGAGGAGAACTCCTACGAGCAGCAGCTCGATCTCGAGCGCCAGTATCAGCAGCAGGCCGGCGCCGCCGAGGACTTCCGCGAGGGCGTCAGCGCGTTCCTCGAGAAGCGTCCGGCGAAGTTTACCGGGCGATGA
- a CDS encoding Lrp/AsnC family transcriptional regulator, with translation MTLSDADRRLLREIQRDATLSLKDLAERLAMSQSTVWRRLQEFEASGLISSRVTLLDPSRLGLGVCVFVHANLRDHSTESREAFERFIADQPNVLECFSVTGPHDYVLIIRAADVAAYEDFLMHRLLAHPKVASAQSDFALRQLKYTTMLPL, from the coding sequence ATGACCCTGTCCGATGCCGACCGCCGGCTGCTGCGGGAAATCCAGCGCGATGCGACGCTGTCGCTCAAGGACCTCGCCGAGCGCCTCGCCATGTCGCAGTCCACGGTGTGGCGGCGGCTTCAGGAGTTCGAGGCCAGCGGTCTGATCTCCTCGCGGGTGACGCTGCTCGATCCCTCGCGCCTCGGCCTCGGGGTCTGCGTCTTCGTCCATGCCAATCTGCGCGACCACAGCACCGAATCGCGCGAGGCGTTCGAGCGCTTCATCGCCGATCAGCCCAATGTGCTGGAATGCTTCTCGGTCACCGGGCCGCACGACTACGTGCTGATCATCCGCGCCGCCGATGTCGCGGCCTATGAGGACTTCCTGATGCACCGCCTGCTGGCGCATCCCAAGGTCGCCTCGGCCCAGTCCGACTTCGCCCTGCGCCAGCTCAAATACACCACCATGCTGCCGCTGTGA
- a CDS encoding SDR family oxidoreductase, which yields MEPGRPISRRRGGGGLRRRGPARQRRNGRLCAAKSAVMRLTEALAAELGPHGINVNCVLPGVIDTPPNRAAMPKADPATWVRPEDLAAVVRFLASDEAGAVHGGLLPVTGRRGSRVAVDRSPGGAAVASPAARQHVENRRMNAPPRLAIRHSTCPHDCPSTCALDVEVIDGATIGRVRGSKLQSYTAGVVCAKVARYAERIHHPDRLLHPLRRIGPKGSGRFAQVSWDEALDEIAERFNAAEREFGAESVWPYYYAGTMGHVMRDGINRLAHVKKYSRFYSTICSTIAWAGYAAGTGKVAGVDPREMAKSDLIVIWGTNPVSTQVNVMTHATRARKDRGARIAAVDIYDNDTMKQADIRIILRPGTDGAFACGVMHVLFRDGYADRGYLARYTDCPDELEAHLKSRTPDWAAAICGVPAAEIEAFAREVGETRRTFFRLGFGFTRSRNGAAQMHAALCIPAVTGAWQHEGGGAFFNNGAIWKLNKALIEGSETIDGTVRQLDQSKIGRILTGDAQALQGGPPVKAMLIQNTNPVNVAPEQALVKRGFARDDLFVAVHEQFMTETAQMADLVLPATMFMEHDDIYTGSGQQHLSLGPKLIEPPGECRSNHELLQALAPRVGAEHRAFKLTPRQIIDETLKASGHGDLESFEAEVWRDLQPDFRTSHFLDGFGHADGKFHFKADWARVPVPRNIALGPWQDMPALPDHWAVIETADARHPFRLATSPSRSFLNSTFAETPSSKAREGTPSVMMHQDDARALGLADGEAVTLGNDRGETTLRLVVVEGVRRGVLIAESIHPNHAHAGGNGINVLTGADAVAPYGGAAFHDNKVWVKKATL from the coding sequence TTGGAACCGGGTCGGCCGATCTCCCGACGGCGCGGTGGCGGCGGCCTTCGCCGCCGCGGCCCTGCACGGCAGCGCCGGAATGGGCGCCTATGCGCCGCCAAAAGCGCGGTGATGCGCCTGACCGAGGCGCTTGCCGCCGAGCTCGGACCGCATGGCATCAACGTCAATTGCGTGCTGCCCGGTGTCATCGACACGCCGCCCAACCGCGCCGCCATGCCAAAGGCCGATCCTGCGACATGGGTGCGGCCGGAGGACCTCGCCGCGGTGGTCAGGTTCCTGGCCTCGGACGAGGCCGGCGCCGTCCACGGCGGGCTGCTGCCGGTGACCGGCCGGCGCGGATCGAGGGTTGCGGTAGATCGATCCCCGGGCGGCGCCGCCGTGGCTTCTCCGGCGGCCCGACAGCATGTAGAGAATCGTCGCATGAACGCGCCCCCCCGCCTGGCCATCCGCCACTCCACCTGCCCGCACGACTGCCCCTCGACCTGCGCCCTCGACGTCGAGGTGATCGACGGGGCGACCATCGGCCGGGTGCGCGGTTCCAAACTGCAGAGCTACACGGCGGGCGTGGTCTGCGCCAAGGTGGCGCGCTATGCCGAGCGCATCCATCATCCCGACCGGCTGCTTCATCCGCTGCGGCGCATCGGGCCCAAGGGCTCGGGCCGGTTCGCGCAAGTGAGCTGGGACGAGGCGCTGGACGAGATCGCCGAGCGCTTCAACGCGGCCGAGCGCGAATTCGGCGCCGAGTCGGTGTGGCCCTATTACTATGCCGGCACCATGGGCCACGTGATGCGCGACGGCATCAATCGCCTCGCCCACGTGAAGAAGTATTCGCGCTTCTACAGCACGATCTGCTCGACCATCGCCTGGGCCGGCTATGCCGCCGGCACCGGCAAGGTCGCCGGCGTCGATCCGCGCGAAATGGCGAAGTCCGACCTGATCGTGATCTGGGGCACCAATCCGGTGTCGACCCAGGTCAATGTCATGACCCACGCGACGCGGGCGCGAAAGGATCGCGGCGCGCGCATCGCCGCCGTCGACATCTACGACAACGACACCATGAAGCAGGCCGATATCAGGATCATCCTGCGGCCCGGCACCGACGGCGCCTTCGCCTGCGGCGTCATGCATGTGCTGTTCCGCGACGGCTATGCCGACCGTGGCTATCTCGCCCGCTATACCGACTGCCCGGACGAACTCGAGGCGCATCTGAAGAGCCGCACGCCGGACTGGGCGGCGGCGATCTGCGGCGTGCCGGCCGCCGAGATCGAGGCCTTCGCCCGCGAAGTCGGCGAGACCCGGCGCACGTTCTTCCGCCTCGGCTTCGGCTTCACCCGCAGCCGCAACGGCGCGGCGCAGATGCACGCGGCGCTGTGCATCCCGGCGGTGACCGGCGCCTGGCAACATGAAGGCGGCGGCGCCTTCTTCAACAACGGCGCGATCTGGAAGCTGAACAAGGCGCTGATCGAAGGCAGCGAGACCATCGACGGCACCGTGCGGCAGCTCGACCAGTCGAAGATCGGCCGCATCCTCACCGGCGACGCGCAGGCGCTGCAGGGCGGGCCGCCGGTCAAGGCGATGCTGATCCAGAACACCAATCCGGTGAATGTCGCGCCCGAACAGGCGCTGGTGAAGCGCGGCTTCGCCCGCGACGACCTGTTCGTCGCCGTGCACGAGCAGTTCATGACCGAGACGGCGCAGATGGCCGACCTCGTGCTGCCGGCGACCATGTTCATGGAGCACGACGATATCTACACCGGCAGCGGCCAGCAGCATCTCTCGCTCGGGCCGAAGCTGATCGAGCCGCCGGGCGAGTGCCGCTCCAACCACGAGCTGCTGCAGGCGCTGGCGCCGCGCGTCGGCGCGGAGCACCGCGCCTTCAAGCTGACGCCGCGCCAGATCATCGACGAGACGCTGAAGGCCAGCGGCCATGGCGACCTCGAGAGTTTCGAGGCCGAGGTGTGGCGCGACCTGCAGCCCGACTTCCGCACCTCGCACTTCCTCGACGGCTTCGGCCACGCCGACGGCAAGTTCCACTTCAAGGCGGACTGGGCCAGGGTGCCGGTGCCGCGCAACATCGCCCTCGGGCCGTGGCAGGACATGCCCGCCCTGCCCGACCACTGGGCGGTGATCGAGACCGCCGACGCGCGCCACCCGTTCCGCCTCGCCACCAGCCCGTCGCGCAGCTTCCTCAACAGCACCTTTGCCGAGACGCCGTCGTCGAAGGCGCGCGAGGGGACGCCGTCGGTGATGATGCACCAGGACGACGCCCGCGCGCTCGGCCTCGCCGACGGCGAAGCGGTGACGCTGGGCAATGACCGCGGCGAGACCACGCTGCGGCTCGTGGTGGTCGAGGGCGTGCGACGCGGCGTGCTGATCGCCGAGTCGATCCACCCCAACCACGCCCATGCCGGCGGCAACGGCATCAACGTGCTGACCGGCGCCGACGCCGTGGCGCCGTACGGCGGCGCCGCGTTTCACGACAACAAGGTGTGGGTGAAGAAGGCGACTCTCTGA